In the genome of Planctomyces sp. SH-PL62, the window GGTCCACCACTGGAGCGCCGCGTATCGGGGGTTCGAGGCCCGGGCGATGCTCTACGCCGAGCGGCTCGTCGCGCGGGCCCCGGAGTCGGCGTCGGCCCTTCGTCACCGGGCCTTCGTCCGGGGGATCGTCGGCGTGCACGGCTACGCCCTGAAGGATCTGGAAGCCGCCGCCGAGCTTGATTCCCGGACGCCGAACCCGGCCCCGGCCCCGGAATGGGCCGGAGTGCTCGACGCCTACCTGAGATACGACCTCCCCCGGCTCGACGCCGCCGAGGGGGCGTCCCGGAGCCTGGCCGCGCTCCTCAAGATGGCGGCCCTGGAGTTCCCGGTGCACACGCGGCTGCTGGTCCGCTCGGCCGAGGCCGTGGTCCAGGCCGACCCCGATTGCGGCCGGGCCTTCGACGTGATCTGCGGCAACGGGGCGCTCGGAGACCAGCACCAGGCCACGGTGCTCGGCCCCCAGGCGTTCGAAAGCTTCTTCCGCGCCAAGCTGAAAGGAGCGGCCGACCTCCCCGCGCCGGTCCGCGCGGCGCTCGACCGCGACGCCGACGGCCCGGCCCTGGTCGCCGCGCTGGACGACGCCGGCCGACCCCAGGTCGACGCCGACGAACCCTCGTGGGGCGTGCTCGCGCACCTGGCCCGCGAGACCCGGTTCGTCCAGGTCCACCGGCGTCTCTACTTCATGGCGCGAACGTGGAACGTCCCCGTCGACGACTTCTGGAACGCAGCCGCCCCGCTCGTCGAGGGCCACCGCTACCGCCCGTACCTCGCGGCGCTGACGCAGGACCGAGGCGACCTGATGGCGTTCGCCGAATTCGCCGAGAAGCTCGACCGCTCGGACATCGAGCCGACCCAGGGCGAGTTCATCCGGCTCGCCCTCCAGTTCCAATCGCCCCGCGCGCGGTACGACGGCGGCGTCGCCCGCGGCCACGGCTCGCATACCGCCCGCGACTTCAGCCTCACCCTGGGCGATAAGTCGTCGGATCGCGTGGCGCGGGCGGAATCCCTCCTGCGCGTCAGCCCCCACAATCCCTACGCCAAGGCCATGCTCATCAAGCATGACTGGGAGAAGACCCAGCCGAAGCTCGAGGATTGGGCCAAGGCCGACGGGACTCCCCCGGCCGTCCTCAGGGCGCTCGGGACGAAATACCTGGAGCTCAAGCGCTTCGCGGAGGCCCGCGACAACCTGGCCCGCTACGTCGAACTCTCCCCCGATCAGTCGGCCTACGAGGACCTGGCCGCCTGCTACGAAGGGGAGGGGGACGAGGAACGCTGGCTCGCCACGCTGGACGACTACCTGGAGAACACCGAGGACGCCGGCCTGGAGCACGCGAGGGTCCAGGTGAAGCTCGCGTACCATTTCCTGGGCAAGGGTCGGCCCGAGAAGGCGAAGGACTATTCCGACGCCGCCGCGCAGACGGGAGCCGGCTGGGCCATGATGTGCGCCGCCGAGGTCGAGGAACGGCTCGGCGACCTGGACGAGGCCGAGTCCTGGTCCCGGCGGGTCTCGGAGCGGTACGGCGATTCCTGGGGCGCCTGGTACATCTTCTGCCAGCGAACGGGGAGGGGGGACCTCGACGACGCCCGGGCCGTCGCGCGGGCCGCCGTCCGCCGCCCCGACGCGGCCACGCCCGACGTCGTCGCGTGGTTCTACTGGCTGGAGAAAGAGCCGGACCAGGCGATCCGGGTGCTGGAGTCCTGGATCGAGGTCCAGCCGGGCCCGGCCTCCATGATGCTCCTGATCCTCTACGACCAGATCGGCGCGGAGGAGAAGCGCGACGCCGTCCTGGAGCGGATCGTCGGCGGGCTGGAAGGCATCGGCCCCAAGACGGCGGGCATCTGCCGCCTCCTCCGCGACGCCCTGGCCGATCCGAACCGGTCGCTCGACCTCGCGGCGGTCGACGCGGCGATCGAATCGATCCGGCCCGACACGCCCGACTTCATGCATGTCGTCGTCGGCAAGTTCCTGCTCATGCGGGGCCGCCCCGAAGACGCGCGGAAGTATCTCGAGGCCTGCGCCGGGGACCCCGCGGCCAACGGCTGGAACCGGGCCGCCGCCGCCTCCTGGCTCCGCGAGGCCTTCCCGGAGACGAAGCCCCCCGAGCCCGGGCCGAAACCGGCCCCGGCGCCCAAACCGGACCCGACCCGGACGTGACGGGGGCGGCGATCGATCAGGCCGGCCCGGGGCCGCCGGCCGGATCGTCGGCGCATTCCTCGAAGTCGGGCGTGAAGTCTTTCTCGGACGGCTCGGGGCTCCCCAGGAGGAAGCGGGCCAGGCGGTCGGGGGGGAGGTCGGGGCGGACGAGACGCTCGGGGCTGCCGAGGTCTTCGAGGACGCCCTGCGAGGCGAGGTAGCCGCTCCGCACGGCGCCTTCCATCGTGGCGGGCCAGCCGGTGTCGGTCCAGTCGCCGGCCAGGAAGAGGCCGT includes:
- a CDS encoding tetratricopeptide repeat protein, whose protein sequence is MTSEENPAEGEGSATPGPNGGEAGRKPAGRTKQAVAALAVILVAGGAIYWNLSNLQEPLSPSSPAVQTFPAVVKPPESVADDANPAEVRSRLSLLDAEGGGRTAVMSRAVAPEDFDSIAGTSQKLLDRELVRQAVLLAARDERGIATRDELLDDASLPTGDAPTLEISTLFRPERTRVMIRKVVKGEVDPLAILSKSLGDGAGMDDYPLRLAAQMERMARTDFPKLLDEAGVKGTPNQVKDSGPVPEGVEEKLRTLGLIEHVQALRSLHQAIRTDGESPERLGALARAYAQLAMLTVHHWSAAYRGFEARAMLYAERLVARAPESASALRHRAFVRGIVGVHGYALKDLEAAAELDSRTPNPAPAPEWAGVLDAYLRYDLPRLDAAEGASRSLAALLKMAALEFPVHTRLLVRSAEAVVQADPDCGRAFDVICGNGALGDQHQATVLGPQAFESFFRAKLKGAADLPAPVRAALDRDADGPALVAALDDAGRPQVDADEPSWGVLAHLARETRFVQVHRRLYFMARTWNVPVDDFWNAAAPLVEGHRYRPYLAALTQDRGDLMAFAEFAEKLDRSDIEPTQGEFIRLALQFQSPRARYDGGVARGHGSHTARDFSLTLGDKSSDRVARAESLLRVSPHNPYAKAMLIKHDWEKTQPKLEDWAKADGTPPAVLRALGTKYLELKRFAEARDNLARYVELSPDQSAYEDLAACYEGEGDEERWLATLDDYLENTEDAGLEHARVQVKLAYHFLGKGRPEKAKDYSDAAAQTGAGWAMMCAAEVEERLGDLDEAESWSRRVSERYGDSWGAWYIFCQRTGRGDLDDARAVARAAVRRPDAATPDVVAWFYWLEKEPDQAIRVLESWIEVQPGPASMMLLILYDQIGAEEKRDAVLERIVGGLEGIGPKTAGICRLLRDALADPNRSLDLAAVDAAIESIRPDTPDFMHVVVGKFLLMRGRPEDARKYLEACAGDPAANGWNRAAAASWLREAFPETKPPEPGPKPAPAPKPDPTRT